One Brassica oleracea var. oleracea cultivar TO1000 chromosome C7, BOL, whole genome shotgun sequence genomic window carries:
- the LOC106301533 gene encoding probable glycosyltransferase At3g07620: MRPEFPGLWKVVESRRLLWLMGLTFALIVTFQYIELPNTISSLFSSTKLPFSRNSSSLTRDSQHHKSNLAPAMAPSYPQKNASLVDDSGGGGDDEEVEVDKIFDNNGNATAPTVSPSQVKENATAPTVSPSQVKENATAPAVLPSQVKENATSPAASAKPPAALPLVKENATATAPVASAKSPASLPIPNPSPVKDNATSHVEDKNSTKTDVPGVSPVVRFVPDVKKYSKTPDSRVMSISEMSKQLRRNRITHNRLAKKPKWVTKPDLELLQAKYEIENAPIDDKDPLLYAPLYRNVSTFKRSYELMEKMLKVYVYKEGDKPIMHSPILRGIYASEGWFMKLIESNNNKFVTKDASKAHLFYLPFSSRMLEVTLYVQDSHSHRNLVQYLKDYIDFISVKYPFWNRTSGADHFLAACHDWAPSETRNHFAKSIRALCNSDVKEGFVFGKDTSLPETFVRDPKKPLSNIGGKSASQRPTLAFFAGKPDHGYLRPILLSYWGNNKDPDLKIFGKLPRTKGNKNYLQFMKTSKYCICAKGFEVNSPRVVEAIFYDCVPVIISDNFVPPFFEVLNWESFALFVAEKDIPNLKKILMSVSERRYRQMQMRVKRVQKHFLWHVQPEKYDMFHMILHSVWFNRVFQISV, translated from the exons ATGAGGCCTGAGTTTCCAGGGCTATGGAAGGTAGTAGAGAGCAGACGTCTTCTATGGCTAATGGGACTCACATTTGCTCTCATCGTCACTTTTCAATACATCGAGCTTCCGAACACTATCTCCTCCCTCTTCTCTTCCACCAAGCTTCCCTTCTCAAGAAACTCATCTTCACTCACAAGAGACAGCCAGCATCATAAGAGTAACTTGGCTCCAGCTATGGCACCTAGCTATCCTCAAAAGAACGCTTCTCTGGTGGATGATTCTGGTGGTGGAGGAGATGATGAGGAAGTTGAGGTTGATAAGATCTTTGACAACAATGGAAACGCAACCGCTCCCACCGTTTCACCTTCTCAGGTAAAGGAAAACGCAACCGCTCCCACCGTTTCACCTTCTCAGGTAAAAGAAAACGCAACCGCTCCCGCCGTTTTGCCTTCTCAGGTAAAAGAAAACGCAACCTCACCTGCAGCTAGTGCTAAGCCCCCTGCTGCCTTACCTCTAGTAAAAGAAAACGCAACCGCAACCGCACCTGTGGCTAGTGCTAAGTCCCCTGCTTCCTTACCAATTCCAAACCCGTCTCCGGTTAAGGACAACGCAACTAGCCATGTAGAGGACAAGAACTCAACTAAAACAGATGTTCCTGGTGTGTCTCCCGTTGTGAGATTTGTTCCTGACGTGAAGAAGTACTCAAAAACGCCTGATTCAAGAGTGATGTCGATATCAGAGATGAGCAAGCAGCTGCGTCGAAACCGTATTACACATAATCGTCTAGCAAAG AAACCAAAATGGGTTACTAAACCGGACTTGGAGCTTCTACAAGCAAAGTACGAGATCGAGAACGCACCTATAGATGACAAAGACCCTCTCCTTTACGCACCTCTTTACCGCAACGTCTCCACGTTCAAAAG GAGCTATGAGTTGATGGAGAAGATGTTGAAGGTTTACGTTTACAAAGAAGGAGACAAACCTATCATGCACAGTCCAATACTCAGAGGGATATATGCATCAGAAGGCTGGTTCATGAAACTTATTGAATCCAACAACAACAAGTTTGTCACAAAGGACGCTTCCAAAGCTCATCTTTTCTACTTACCCTTTAGCTCTCGGATGCTAGAGGTCACTCTATACGTGCAAGACTCTCATAGTCACCGCAACCTCGTTCAGTATCTTAAAGACTACATAGACTTCATCTCGGTTAAGTACCCTTTTTGGAACCGAACCTCTGGAGCGGATCATTTCCTTGCAGCTTGCCATGACTGG GCGCCTTCAGAGACACGCAATCACTTCGCAAAGAGTATTAGGGCTTTATGCAACTCTGATGTTAAAGAAGGCTTTGTCTTTGGTAAAGACACGTCATTACCAGAGACATTCGTTAGAGATCCCAAGAAACCACTAAGCAACATCGGCGGCAAATCTGCCTCCCAAAGGCCAACGCTAGCTTTCTTCGCTGGCAAGCCTGACCACGGCTACCTTAGACCGATCCTGCTCTCTTACTGGGGCAACAACAAAGACCCCGACCTAAAAATATTCGGGAAGCTTCCGAGGACCAAAGGAAACAAGAACTACCTCCAGTTCATGAAGACGAGCAAGTACTGTATCTGTGCCAAAGGGTTTGAAGTGAACAGTCCTAGAGTGGTCGAGGCTATATTCTACGACTGTGTTCCGGTTATTATATCTGATAACTTCGTGCCGCCGTTTTTCGAGGTTTTGAACTGGGAGTCGTTTGCGCTATTCGTGGCGGAGAAGGATATACCTAACTTG